The Manihot esculenta cultivar AM560-2 chromosome 11, M.esculenta_v8, whole genome shotgun sequence genome includes a region encoding these proteins:
- the LOC122725087 gene encoding GDSL esterase/lipase-like gives MAICLAHSLFILSLSVLTLVNPTPVYSFDKYFFIFGDGLYDPGNKIFLNPDEYLPSFHSPYGTTFFTGHPTGRYSDGRTVADFIAEKEGFPFLIPALNGSEDFTYGANFASEGATVLDSKKDETSLNLTSQVELFNFVIDLWKLLYNETEVKRRVNMAVYLISIGAQDYFDSVYFIGNHTIIVDKVVAGILDAIKALYAIGARKFVVQNVAQLGGLPFVKQKYGKLNETLAIYAEAHRDELNRTLVELGEEYPDLNYTVFNAYDAIGCLIDAPEDYGFKNGSSACCGNSTYRGEACGALEYEYCVCGNKAEYVFFDGVHNTDAANELLAEWMWNKTKGYVRPYGVHDFFKSSSDNSNLQIQIQMPRTQAARARPFKVYY, from the exons ATGGCAATCTGTTTAGCTCATTCGTTGTTCATTTTAAGTTTATCAGTTCTCACCCTTGTCAATCCAACCCCAGTTTACTCCTTTGATAAATATTTCTTCATTTTTGGGGATGGACTCTATGATCCAGGcaataaaatattcttaaatccTGATGAGTATCTTCCTTCTTTTCATTCACCATACGGCACCACCTTCTTTACTGGCCATCCTACGGGAAGATATTCCGATGGTCGCACAGTGGCTGATTTTATTG CTGAAAAGGAGGGATTTCCTTTTCTAATTCCTGCTCTCAACGGAAGTGAAGATTTCACTTATGGTGCCAATTTCGCCAGTGAGGGTGCAACTGTTCTTGATAGTAAGAAGGACGAAACTTCT CTGAACCTTACAAGCCAGGTTGAGCTTTTTAACTTCGTCATAGACTTATGGAAACTCTTATATAACGAAACTGAAGTGAAGAGGAGGGTGAATATGGCTGTTTACTTGATTAGCATAGGTGCACAAGATTATTTCGATTCCGTATACTTTATAGGAAATCATACAATTATAGTGGACAAGGTGGTTGCAGGCATATTGGATGCAATCAAG GCTTTGTATGCTATTGGAGCAAGAAAATTTGTAGTTCAGAACGTGGCACAATTAGGTGGTCTCCCTTTTGTTAAACAAAAATATGGAAAATTGAATGAAACTTTAGCAATATATGCAGAAGCACACAGAGATGAACTAAATCGTACACTTGTGGAACTAGGAGAAGAGTATCCAGACCTCAATTATACAGTCTTTAATGCATATGATGCCATCGGCTGCCTGATTGATGCACCTGAAGATTACG GGTTCAAAAATGGGAGCAGTGCTTGCTGTGGGAACTCGACATATCGTGGGGAAGCTTGTGGAGCTTTGGAATATGAATATTGTGTATGTGGAAACAAGGCAGAGTATGTATTTTTTGATGGCGTCCATAACACAGATGCTGCCAATGAACTATTAGCTGAATGGATGTGGAATAAAACGAAAGGATATGTGCGACCTTACGGGGTTCACGACTTTTTTAAATCCTCCTCTGATAACTCCAACCTTCAGATTCAGATTCAGATGCCTCGTACCCAAGCTGCTAGAGCTAGGCCCTTCAAAGTATATTATTAA